GGGACGATGACTCCTATGGTGTTGGTTTTCTGGGTACGGAGGTTGGCTGCCACGATATTGGGGCGGTAGCCCATTTGCATGGCTTTTTTTTCTACTTTCTTGATGGTCTCTTTACCTATGCTTTTGTGCTTTTTTAGTGCTCTGGATACAGTGGAAGGCGAGACGTTGAGCGCATGGGCTATATCGTAGATGGTTATTTCTTTGGATTTCTTCATGGTAGCATTTGGCACTCTGTCAAGGGCAAAAATACGCCCAATATTGGTTCGACCTAAATATTTGCACTGAAAATAACGCAATCGATTGTGTTGCGAATCAAAACGATCTACTTTTGAGGTTTGATTAATAAACCATAGAAGGTTGACAAAAGAGGCAGAGAGCTACTACTAATGAATGGAAGTAATATGGATTTTGGTATAAAGGGCAAAGTGATAGTGGTCACTGGAGGATCGGGAGTACTAGGAGGCAGTATGGCGCAGCATTTTGCTCAAGTGGGTGCCAAAGTGGTACTGATCGGTAGGAGTCTCAATAAACTGGATGCACAGGTGGAAAATCTCCAACGCATCAATCCCGATATCATTGGGATATCATGTGATGTCATGGATGTCGATAGTCTCCGATCGGCCAAACAGGAGATACTGGATCGGTACGGTCACATAGATGTCCTCATCAATGCCGCAGGAGGCAATGTCCCTGGTGCAACTCAAAAGGAAGATCAAGAGATTTTCGATCTCGACTTGAGCGAAATCGATTATGCCATGGATGTCAACCTCAAAGGGTCGATCTATCCGAGTTTGATTTTCGGCGAGGCTATTGCGGCGCAGGGAGCAGGCTCGATCATCAACATCTCATCTATGGCGACATATACGGCGATCACGCGAGTGATGAGCTACTCAGTAGCCAAGACGGGTGTCAATTCATTCACCCAATGGATGGCTGCAGAGATGGCACGGCGTTTTGGAGACAAAGTACGAGTCAATGCCATCGCGCCAGGCTTTTTTATAGGGGATCAAAATAGAAAATTGCTGCTCAATGAGGACGGAAGCCTCACAGAGCGTAGTGAAAAAGTAATTGCCAAGACGCCCATGGGGCGGTTTGGAGAGATTACTGAACTCAACGGCGTAGTACAGTTCTTGTGTTCGGAGGCGGCTTCTTTTGTGACAGGGGTGGTATTGCCAGTAGATGGAGGTTTTAGTGCTTTTAGTGGGGTGTAGTTTAAATTAATAATGATGAAAGTAGATGTGAAAATATGGGCAGTGTCGGCACTGCTGTTGGCTTGCAGTCCGAGTCAGGATACAGGCACCGAAGAAGGTAAGGATTTGGGATTGAGTACCTATTACAAGGATTATTTCCCGATAGGGGTGGCAGTATCGCCCAGTGCACTTCAAGGCGTGCAGGCGCAGTTGATCAAGGACAACTTCGTCAGTATGACACCTGAGAACGTCATGAAGTCTGGACCGATTCATCCTCAGGAGGAGGTGTACAACTGGGCACCAGCTGATAAGGTAGCGGCCTTCGCCAAGGAAAATCAGATGAAACTACGTGGACATGCGTTGCTTTGGCACAATCAGGCACCAGATTGGTTGTTTGTTGATTCGCTGGGGAATGACGTGAGCAAAGAGATCCTGTACCAACGATTGGAGCGACATATCACTGATGTGGTGACCCGCTACAAAGACGTGATCTATGCATGGGATGTGGTCAATGAGGCGATATCGGATGAGTCGGGTCAATTCTATAGGGATTCCAAATGGTATCAGATATGCGGAGAGGAGTTTATCGCCAAGGCTTTTGAATATGCGCGTGCGGCTGATCCAAACGTGCAGTTGTTTTACAACGACTATGAGGTGATCAATCCTGTCAAACGAGAGAAGATATATCAAATGGTCAAAGGACTGCAAGATGCCGGTGTGCCAATCGATGGAGTAGGGATACAAGGGCATTGGTCTGTGTACGAACCGAGTGAGTCTACCTTGAGAGCGACGATTGATCGTTTTACGGGGATGGGGCTGCAAGTACAAATCACCGAACTTGACGTCTCGATCTATCCAAAAGAGCACGCTCCCCGAGACAAGAATGAAGACGATGACGATACCTTTACAGACGAACTGAAACAAAAACAGATCGATCAATACGACATGATTTTTCGCGTGTTTAGAGAAAACAAAGAGAAGCTGTCCTCGGTGACTTTTTGGAATGTATCGGATCAGTACAGCTGGCTGGACTTCTTTCCAGTAAATGGGCGAAAAGATTATCCTTTGCTGTTTGATGAGGATAACCAACCAAAGGAGGCTTACTGGAAGGTCGTGGGGTTTTAGGACGTAGATCAAAGGACCAAGAAATGAAGACGCAAGACCGGATGTAGAGGAGACTCTTGACCTGATCTTGCGTTTTTTGTGGTTAGAGCAATACGTGTCTAAACACTCATGGTCATCTTTTCATCAGGTGTGTTATCTTCCGATGATCCAGTCTGCATCGGGCGAGCCTTTGAAGCAATTGGGGGTGACTGGGAAGTCTGTCGTGATCACATAGTAGTAGGTGCCATTAGGGTATTCTGGAGTGATACCCCATCGTCCGTTGCACTCATCCAAATCTCCCAGCCCTGAGACGTACTCATAGTCTTGAATATAGGTGCCGTCGTAACTGCCGTCTGGGTAGTCAGTTCCAGCAACTCCATCATCTGATCGTGAACCTGATTTTAGTCGGTAGCTTGATACGAGTTCTTTGATGCCGCTTGTGGTTGTTTGCTGATCGACATAGCCATACTTGTAGTAGATAGGGAAACCATCACCTGCAAAGCCATATATGGTCGAGTGTTGGCTACCGTCCTCATCACTGGCTAGACCTGTGATGTCTCCGTGGTAGTGATAGTTGCCCTGAGACGTCACATGAGCACCGTAAGCGTCTAGATGTGTGCTGCCCTCTTCGGTGACCTGTTCTTGCCATTTCCAATTTTCCTCTCCTGTACTCGGGTCGGTCCATGGTTTGAGCCCCATGGGGTGAAACTCCACACCATTGATGGCCATACCAAATTGGTAGAAGTTCTGATTGCTGGGTGTAGGCGGGCCAGTTTCATCGTACACATAGGTCACGGTTTGAGCCATAGACGGTTGGGTACCAAAGCTTCGAGTCACTTGGATCGCCGTTGGGTCAGCATTGGGGAAGTTGCCTGTTGTGTGGCTCGGGTATTGGTTGGAGGAGATTGTTCGGATATTTGGGGTACTGTAGTCGAAGCACACTTCGCTGATCGTGGTGCTCGAGTAGGAGCAGTCGTTGGTACTGGCGGATTGTACAGTGTGTGCTTCTGTGTCCCATAGATAGTCGCCGTTGTAGGGGTATATTTTGAAGTAGTATGTTGTCATAGTACCTAAGAGTAGGGCTTCCACTGCTGCGGATTGATTGCCGAGGTAGAGGACCTGCTGCCCAGATCCGAGGTATGTGATACTAGAGGTAGGTTCATAGCCATCCACCAACGGGCTGAAAGTCGATTGATCACTGATCACAAGGGCATAGCCTGTGGCTTCAAGTGTCGTCCAGCTGTCAATATGGACGCTGTTGCCTGTATGTTCTCCAAAGTTGATGCTCAGCTCTTCCACGTCTGTTTGGGCAGTGATAGATAGGACAAAGCTCGTAGAGACAGTCTTTTGCGTGCTGTTGCTGGCTTCTATGGTGAGCGTAGCGGTACCTGTCCCGACCTCAGTGATCACCAGTGTATTGTCAGAGAGGCTGACTGTAGCGACTTGTACATTGTCACTGTTGACGCTGTAGCTGAGCCCGGCTTGCGTCGGGTCCTCAAAGGTTGAGCTTAGGCTGAGGTCATGAGATCCGAACCCCTGAGTGAGAGAAAGGTCCGTTGGAGCTGTGACTAGGACTGGTCCATGGTCTGTGATTTGGACGGTGAAAC
The DNA window shown above is from Reichenbachiella sp. 5M10 and carries:
- a CDS encoding SDR family oxidoreductase, whose product is MNGSNMDFGIKGKVIVVTGGSGVLGGSMAQHFAQVGAKVVLIGRSLNKLDAQVENLQRINPDIIGISCDVMDVDSLRSAKQEILDRYGHIDVLINAAGGNVPGATQKEDQEIFDLDLSEIDYAMDVNLKGSIYPSLIFGEAIAAQGAGSIINISSMATYTAITRVMSYSVAKTGVNSFTQWMAAEMARRFGDKVRVNAIAPGFFIGDQNRKLLLNEDGSLTERSEKVIAKTPMGRFGEITELNGVVQFLCSEAASFVTGVVLPVDGGFSAFSGV
- a CDS encoding endo-1,4-beta-xylanase; this encodes MMKVDVKIWAVSALLLACSPSQDTGTEEGKDLGLSTYYKDYFPIGVAVSPSALQGVQAQLIKDNFVSMTPENVMKSGPIHPQEEVYNWAPADKVAAFAKENQMKLRGHALLWHNQAPDWLFVDSLGNDVSKEILYQRLERHITDVVTRYKDVIYAWDVVNEAISDESGQFYRDSKWYQICGEEFIAKAFEYARAADPNVQLFYNDYEVINPVKREKIYQMVKGLQDAGVPIDGVGIQGHWSVYEPSESTLRATIDRFTGMGLQVQITELDVSIYPKEHAPRDKNEDDDDTFTDELKQKQIDQYDMIFRVFRENKEKLSSVTFWNVSDQYSWLDFFPVNGRKDYPLLFDEDNQPKEAYWKVVGF
- a CDS encoding YHYH protein, whose translation is MKNISLKTILITSLWISSLVFFSCEEEPLAIENTPPTIENVLADISLQAGFEEKTIPLGSVFGDADEDEIQITASSSDTKVITVSTDVSSLVITEEGIGQSTLTLRADDGKDGTVSTTFKVTVSEVEVNNAPMIKVALEDLNLESGFQSKSLPLSQVFEDIDGDELVLSLASSNKQVLTVTLDGENMTLTEIGEGSATVEVTATDPEGETATDSFTVQITDHGPVLVTAPTDLSLTQGFGSHDLSLSSTFEDPTQAGLSYSVNSDNVQVATVSLSDNTLVITEVGTGTATLTIEASNSTQKTVSTSFVLSITAQTDVEELSINFGEHTGNSVHIDSWTTLEATGYALVISDQSTFSPLVDGYEPTSSITYLGSGQQVLYLGNQSAAVEALLLGTMTTYYFKIYPYNGDYLWDTEAHTVQSASTNDCSYSSTTISEVCFDYSTPNIRTISSNQYPSHTTGNFPNADPTAIQVTRSFGTQPSMAQTVTYVYDETGPPTPSNQNFYQFGMAINGVEFHPMGLKPWTDPSTGEENWKWQEQVTEEGSTHLDAYGAHVTSQGNYHYHGDITGLASDEDGSQHSTIYGFAGDGFPIYYKYGYVDQQTTTSGIKELVSSYRLKSGSRSDDGVAGTDYPDGSYDGTYIQDYEYVSGLGDLDECNGRWGITPEYPNGTYYYVITTDFPVTPNCFKGSPDADWIIGR